One window from the genome of Desulfobulbaceae bacterium DB1 encodes:
- a CDS encoding Fe-S oxidoreductase, which yields MEREIFECKQCGYCCHGETTVSLDDADLERMVDYLKMPVDEVKKKYLRVTGTVVQMKIVDGHCIFFDNGCTIHSGKPWRCTQWPLHPSILADPANFQAISTSCPGINSEMGYEEFCRIFSSRLKEGNGR from the coding sequence ATGGAAAGGGAAATATTCGAGTGCAAACAGTGCGGCTACTGCTGTCATGGGGAGACAACCGTTTCCCTTGACGATGCCGACCTGGAAAGAATGGTTGATTATCTCAAGATGCCCGTTGACGAGGTGAAGAAAAAATATTTGCGGGTTACCGGCACGGTGGTGCAAATGAAAATAGTCGACGGCCATTGCATCTTTTTTGATAACGGCTGCACAATTCATTCCGGCAAGCCGTGGCGCTGCACCCAATGGCCGCTGCATCCCAGCATTCTCGCCGACCCGGCGAACTTTCAGGCGATCAGCACTTCCTGCCCCGGAATCAACAGTGAAATGGGTTATGAAGAATTCTGCAGAATTTTTTCTTCTCGACTGAAAGAAGGCAACGGCCGCTGA
- a CDS encoding 1,4-alpha-glucan branching enzyme, producing the protein MDITHELDKVIASDHHDPFVVLGVHVLEHDPNSAIIRTFLPLAESVRLVVGDEKRDMYKMRDEGLFEIVVPDYATPFNYFFEATCYNNVIRTYVDPYRFLPQLSEYDRHLFNNGTHYQLYEKLGAHPAVIDGIDGTLFRVWAPSARRVSVIGNFNYWDGRVHQMRVLGSSGIWELFIPGIHQGEIYKYEIRTPTNDIVEKADPCQFYAEIRPKSASVVWEIDNYAWQDQAWMEKRRSHKLYDRPVSVYEVHPGSWQRDPSNPERFLSFRELAGSLVPYVKKMGFTHIELMPVMEHPLDESWGYQTTGYFAVTSRFGTPQDFMYFVDCCHQNDIGLILDWVPSHFPTDGHSLARFDGTALYEHEDPRQGAHPEWRTLIFNYARREVANFLIANALFWLDKYHIDGIRVDAVASMLYLDYGRKDGNWIPNPYGGKENLDAIEFIKHLNAIVYQRHPDVTMTAEESTSFYGVSKPTDLGGLGFGFKWNMGWMNDMLDYFSRDPLFRKFHHNNLTFSLLYAFSENFILPLSHDEVVHGKKSLLSKMPGDRWQQFANLRLLFFFLWTHPGKKLLFMGGEFGQVSEWYCKTSLDWHLAEQEALHHQLQYYVEKLNEFYKNQPALWQVDFSPAGFQWMDFKDFDNSIIAYARFGKNPAEHVVCLLNMTPQVHYHYKLGVPELTDYREIFCSDGSSFGGSNVNNPQVKTPYAEPFGEARYHIKVTVPPLSGIIFKPVRK; encoded by the coding sequence ATTGACATAACCCACGAACTCGACAAGGTTATCGCCTCCGACCACCATGATCCCTTTGTGGTGCTTGGCGTCCATGTACTCGAACATGATCCGAATTCCGCTATTATCCGCACCTTTCTTCCCTTGGCCGAATCGGTCCGGCTGGTGGTTGGCGATGAAAAGCGCGACATGTATAAAATGAGGGATGAAGGACTGTTTGAAATCGTCGTCCCCGACTATGCCACGCCCTTCAATTATTTCTTTGAGGCGACCTGCTACAATAACGTCATTCGCACCTATGTTGATCCGTATCGTTTTCTGCCCCAACTGTCCGAATACGACCGCCATCTCTTTAACAACGGCACCCATTATCAACTTTACGAAAAACTGGGCGCCCATCCGGCCGTTATCGACGGCATAGACGGCACATTGTTCCGTGTTTGGGCGCCGTCCGCCCGGCGGGTCAGTGTTATCGGCAATTTCAACTATTGGGATGGCCGTGTTCACCAGATGCGGGTGCTGGGCTCATCCGGCATCTGGGAGCTTTTTATCCCGGGAATCCATCAGGGGGAAATCTACAAATACGAAATACGGACTCCCACCAACGACATCGTTGAAAAAGCCGATCCATGCCAGTTCTATGCGGAAATCAGGCCGAAAAGCGCCTCGGTTGTCTGGGAAATCGACAATTACGCATGGCAGGATCAGGCCTGGATGGAAAAAAGAAGATCCCACAAACTGTATGACCGCCCTGTCTCGGTTTATGAGGTTCATCCCGGCTCATGGCAGCGCGACCCTTCCAATCCGGAGCGTTTTCTTTCCTTCCGGGAACTTGCCGGCAGTCTTGTCCCCTATGTGAAAAAAATGGGCTTTACCCATATCGAACTGATGCCGGTGATGGAGCACCCCCTTGACGAGTCCTGGGGATACCAGACCACCGGTTATTTTGCCGTGACCAGCAGGTTCGGCACCCCGCAGGACTTCATGTATTTCGTTGACTGTTGCCATCAGAATGATATCGGCCTTATTCTCGACTGGGTTCCATCCCATTTCCCCACCGACGGTCACAGCCTGGCACGCTTTGACGGGACAGCTCTTTATGAACATGAGGACCCCCGGCAGGGCGCTCATCCTGAATGGCGCACCCTTATTTTCAATTATGCCCGCCGCGAAGTGGCAAATTTCCTCATTGCCAATGCCCTGTTCTGGCTGGACAAATATCATATCGACGGTATCCGCGTTGATGCGGTTGCCTCCATGCTCTATCTTGACTATGGCAGAAAGGACGGCAACTGGATACCCAACCCCTACGGCGGCAAGGAAAATCTTGATGCCATTGAATTTATCAAGCATCTCAATGCCATTGTTTACCAGCGGCACCCAGATGTAACCATGACGGCCGAGGAGTCGACCAGCTTTTACGGCGTTTCAAAACCAACGGATCTCGGAGGTCTGGGTTTCGGTTTCAAATGGAACATGGGCTGGATGAACGACATGCTCGACTATTTCAGCCGCGACCCCCTGTTTCGCAAATTCCACCACAACAATCTGACCTTTTCCCTGCTCTACGCCTTTTCGGAAAACTTCATTCTTCCCCTCTCCCATGATGAGGTGGTGCACGGCAAAAAATCGCTGCTTTCAAAAATGCCGGGCGACAGATGGCAACAGTTCGCCAACCTGCGGCTGCTCTTCTTTTTTCTTTGGACCCATCCCGGCAAAAAACTTCTTTTCATGGGCGGAGAATTCGGCCAGGTTTCCGAATGGTACTGCAAGACAAGTCTGGACTGGCATCTGGCCGAACAGGAGGCGCTTCATCACCAGCTGCAGTATTATGTTGAAAAACTGAATGAATTCTATAAAAACCAGCCGGCCCTGTGGCAGGTGGACTTTTCCCCCGCCGGTTTCCAGTGGATGGATTTCAAGGACTTCGACAACTCCATTATTGCCTATGCCCGTTTCGGCAAGAATCCCGCCGAACACGTGGTCTGCCTGCTCAATATGACACCGCAGGTGCACTACCATTATAAACTCGGCGTCCCGGAGTTGACCGATTACCGGGAAATATTCTGCTCGGATGGAAGTTCGTTCGGGGGCAGCAATGTAAATAATCCCCAAGTCAAAACTCCTTACGCGGAGCCTTTCGGAGAGGCACGCTACCATATCAAGGTGACTGTTCCCCCCTTGTCGGGCATCATCTTCAAGCCGGTAAGAAAATAG
- a CDS encoding aspartate aminotransferase (catalyzes the formation of oxalozcetate and L-glutamate from L-aspartate and 2-oxoglutarate), whose translation MSSISTKMNEFANASSWIRKMFEEGAKLKKQYGAENVFDFSLGNPDLTPPPQFDQALRKIAANKGPGMHSYMPNGGYPHVREALAGQITGEQGMAVSGDEMLMTCGAAGGLNVVLKSILNPEEEVIILAPFFVEYKFYIDNQGGKSVVVPTKEDFNLDLPAIEAAITTKTKALLINSPNNPTGQIYPESDIRALGELLTRCREKTGKTIFLISDEPYRKIIFEDSTVPSIFKNYRDSIIVSSYSKDLSLPGERIGYIAVHPEITDKPQLMGAMTLANRILGFVNAPALMQRVVAELQGVTVDTSIYAKRREIFCSILDETGFEFTRPKGAFYIFPKAPIDDVEFCAHLQQHKILGVPGRGFGMPGYLRFAFCVEDSVIERSRAAFKAAMGSLGK comes from the coding sequence ATGAGCAGCATATCCACCAAGATGAATGAATTTGCCAATGCCTCCTCCTGGATCCGCAAGATGTTTGAAGAAGGGGCAAAACTGAAAAAACAGTACGGCGCTGAAAACGTTTTTGATTTCAGCCTGGGCAATCCCGATCTCACGCCGCCGCCCCAGTTCGACCAGGCCCTGCGGAAGATTGCCGCAAACAAAGGCCCTGGGATGCACAGTTATATGCCGAACGGCGGCTATCCTCATGTGCGCGAGGCCTTGGCCGGACAAATTACCGGAGAGCAGGGCATGGCGGTCAGCGGCGATGAAATGCTCATGACCTGCGGAGCGGCAGGCGGCTTGAACGTGGTGCTGAAATCCATTTTAAACCCGGAAGAAGAGGTGATCATCCTTGCTCCTTTCTTTGTCGAATATAAATTCTATATCGATAACCAGGGCGGCAAAAGCGTGGTGGTGCCGACCAAGGAGGATTTCAACCTTGATCTGCCTGCCATCGAGGCAGCGATTACGACGAAAACAAAGGCGCTTCTCATCAACAGCCCCAATAACCCCACCGGGCAGATCTATCCGGAAAGCGACATCAGGGCGCTCGGCGAACTGCTTACCCGTTGCCGGGAAAAAACCGGCAAAACCATTTTTCTCATCAGTGACGAACCGTACCGGAAAATAATTTTTGAAGACTCTACCGTTCCCAGTATTTTCAAGAATTACCGGGACAGCATTATCGTCTCCAGTTATTCCAAGGATCTCTCCCTGCCGGGAGAGCGCATCGGCTATATCGCCGTGCATCCTGAAATCACCGATAAGCCGCAGCTCATGGGCGCCATGACCCTGGCCAACAGGATTCTCGGTTTTGTCAACGCCCCGGCCCTTATGCAGCGGGTTGTCGCCGAACTGCAGGGTGTGACGGTGGACACCTCAATTTACGCGAAACGACGGGAGATTTTCTGCAGCATCCTTGACGAAACGGGTTTTGAATTTACCCGGCCGAAAGGCGCCTTTTATATTTTTCCCAAGGCGCCGATTGATGACGTGGAGTTCTGCGCCCATCTGCAACAGCATAAAATACTCGGAGTTCCCGGCCGGGGTTTCGGCATGCCGGGGTATCTCCGCTTTGCTTTCTGTGTGGAGGATTCGGTCATCGAGCGTTCCCGGGCGGCCTTCAAGGCGGCCATGGGCTCCCTTGGCAAATGA
- a CDS encoding molecular chaperone DnaJ — MRYQYQAHNQPGCGGCLLVVAVILLAFGGAPLLIDFIGILLAGGLFFFLFLFIGFWAFSYYVRRKVSEYEKSQTEAHNNFVSSLIHILVKIAQFDGKITRAEQQTIKNFFRSHLRYDQNQMFWVGELIKDATANTDSLETLLAGFRSSFAYEPRLILVELVYQVFFSNEIVRDQDLELARNIAEYLELSPYDLQSIQSRYLHRRHAAVNQEQQYYDVLGLAPGASFEEIKKAYRKLSMKYHPDKVGHLGQEFQGVAEEKMKELNAAYQYLKKKFN; from the coding sequence ATGAGATACCAGTACCAAGCGCATAACCAGCCCGGCTGCGGCGGCTGCCTCCTGGTGGTGGCCGTTATTCTCCTTGCTTTCGGCGGTGCGCCGCTGCTTATCGATTTCATCGGTATTCTGCTGGCCGGCGGACTTTTCTTCTTTCTTTTTCTCTTCATCGGTTTCTGGGCCTTTTCCTATTATGTCCGCCGCAAGGTGAGTGAGTATGAAAAGAGCCAGACCGAGGCCCACAACAATTTCGTTTCATCCCTTATCCATATTCTGGTCAAAATAGCCCAGTTTGACGGCAAGATCACCAGAGCGGAACAGCAGACCATCAAGAATTTTTTCCGTTCGCACCTCCGCTATGACCAGAACCAGATGTTCTGGGTGGGGGAGTTGATCAAAGACGCAACCGCCAACACCGATTCCCTCGAAACCCTCCTGGCCGGGTTCAGGAGTTCATTTGCCTATGAGCCGCGACTCATTCTGGTGGAACTGGTTTATCAGGTTTTTTTCTCAAACGAAATAGTTCGGGACCAGGATCTGGAACTGGCGAGAAATATTGCCGAGTACCTGGAACTTTCCCCCTATGATTTGCAGTCCATTCAAAGTCGATATCTTCATCGGCGTCATGCTGCGGTCAATCAGGAACAGCAGTACTATGATGTGCTGGGGCTTGCGCCGGGGGCATCGTTTGAAGAGATAAAAAAGGCATACCGCAAGCTCAGCATGAAATACCATCCCGACAAGGTTGGCCATCTTGGTCAGGAGTTTCAAGGGGTTGCCGAGGAAAAGATGAAAGAACTCAACGCCGCGTACCAGTATTTAAAGAAAAAATTTAATTAA
- a CDS encoding signal recognition particle-docking protein FtsY yields MLGWFKKKLKIGKKDEALPQEKIEGEESTLPVVEEQVELAPATVEVVTPEAAEEPVPVPQEEPVGLFSRLKERLAKTRTSFVSRVDELFLGKKIIDPELLDDLEEILITADLGVGTTHELIESARSKVARNELSDPQVLKKVLKGKIAEFIHSSDQAAEMVMPEKGPFIIMVVGVNGVGKTTTIGKMGRKFVQSGRSVMLVAGDTFRAAAVEQLQIWGKRIGVDVLSQQSGADPSAVVYDAMDHAIKKNVDVVIVDTAGRLHTKVNLMEELKKIKRVMDKKIPGAPHEIMLVIDATTGQNAISQARLFGEAVGVTGLTLTKLDGTAKGGIVVNICREFNIPIRFIGIGEKMDDLRDFDADEFVEALFAENER; encoded by the coding sequence ATGCTTGGCTGGTTCAAGAAAAAATTAAAAATCGGCAAAAAAGACGAGGCGCTTCCGCAAGAAAAAATCGAGGGTGAAGAATCCACGTTGCCCGTGGTAGAGGAGCAGGTCGAGCTTGCGCCGGCGACAGTTGAGGTTGTCACGCCGGAAGCGGCGGAAGAACCCGTCCCCGTGCCGCAAGAGGAGCCTGTCGGCCTTTTCAGTCGACTCAAGGAAAGGCTTGCAAAAACACGTACTTCTTTTGTCAGCCGGGTCGACGAACTCTTTCTCGGCAAAAAGATCATTGATCCCGAGCTGCTGGATGATCTTGAGGAAATTCTTATTACCGCCGATCTCGGGGTCGGCACCACCCATGAACTTATTGAAAGCGCCAGGAGCAAGGTGGCACGAAATGAGCTCAGTGACCCGCAGGTTTTAAAAAAGGTTCTGAAGGGGAAAATAGCCGAATTTATTCATAGTTCCGATCAGGCGGCCGAAATGGTCATGCCCGAGAAAGGACCTTTTATCATCATGGTGGTGGGGGTCAACGGTGTCGGTAAAACAACCACCATCGGCAAGATGGGCCGCAAGTTCGTTCAATCAGGTCGCAGCGTCATGCTGGTTGCGGGCGACACCTTTCGGGCCGCGGCCGTGGAACAGCTGCAGATCTGGGGAAAAAGAATAGGGGTTGATGTCCTTTCGCAGCAGTCCGGCGCCGATCCATCGGCCGTTGTTTATGATGCCATGGATCACGCAATCAAGAAAAACGTCGACGTGGTGATCGTCGACACCGCGGGTCGCCTTCACACCAAGGTGAACCTGATGGAAGAGCTGAAAAAAATCAAACGGGTGATGGATAAGAAAATTCCCGGGGCTCCCCATGAGATCATGCTGGTCATAGACGCCACCACCGGACAGAATGCCATTTCCCAGGCCCGTCTTTTCGGCGAGGCCGTTGGCGTCACCGGCCTGACCCTGACCAAACTCGACGGCACCGCCAAGGGCGGCATTGTCGTCAATATCTGCCGTGAATTCAATATCCCCATCCGTTTTATCGGCATCGGCGAGAAAATGGATGATCTGCGCGACTTTGACGCGGATGAATTCGTCGAGGCGCTTTTTGCCGAGAACGAAAGATGA
- a CDS encoding 4-hydroxy-3-methylbut-2-enyl diphosphate reductase yields MKVILAKKAGFCMGVRRAVETTLDTVHKGEGKIVTFGPLIHNPQVLGLLRDQGVETLTEIPEKIDGTVIIRAHGIPPAHKLKLMAAGAEVKDATCPRVMKVQAIIKKYKENNYFTIIIGDKNHAEVVGLMGYAEPDVQVVSDAKDIEQLRISGPYIIVSQTTQDEMSFQRLSAEIMARFPEGKVFNTICDSTHKRQEEVRNLAGKVPAMVVVGGRGSANTQRLGQIASEMGCRVFMAETEEDLDFQVISQFDRIGVTAGASTPTWMINRIVRVLESCPARDEGLLKISIYRLSRALLASNLFVGVAGGLLALVCCLLRNNAPKMNDFFIAFGYLLAMHNMNRFADFKSKRINDPLQESFWRKFSRPLLVFSWAALLFSLYLARQQGTTQFAILLAMSFFGILYNVPFIPRIVAAIIRVRKLKEIPGSKTFFVALAWAFATVLIPSLNKDPFSAQTFSVFMLIVLFVFIRTLLYDVFNVQGDQIAGKETLPVCVGEKGSIRLLYASMVILAFLLIVFSFSGLTHKSAFWLLVPVLSLLLLTRLYETKKLVQGMRLEFWLESHFYLMALCVWAGVMIG; encoded by the coding sequence ATGAAAGTCATTCTGGCCAAAAAAGCAGGTTTCTGCATGGGCGTCCGCCGGGCAGTGGAAACAACCCTTGACACGGTGCACAAGGGAGAAGGGAAGATTGTCACTTTCGGCCCCCTCATCCACAACCCGCAAGTGCTCGGCTTGCTGCGCGATCAGGGGGTGGAAACCCTCACTGAAATACCGGAAAAAATTGACGGTACGGTGATCATCCGTGCCCACGGCATCCCGCCGGCCCACAAACTGAAGCTGATGGCGGCGGGCGCCGAGGTGAAGGACGCCACCTGTCCTCGGGTGATGAAGGTGCAGGCCATCATCAAAAAATACAAGGAAAACAATTACTTCACTATCATTATCGGCGACAAGAACCACGCCGAGGTCGTCGGCCTGATGGGCTATGCCGAGCCGGATGTGCAGGTGGTCAGCGATGCAAAGGATATCGAGCAACTGCGAATCAGCGGCCCCTATATCATCGTCAGCCAGACCACCCAGGACGAGATGTCCTTTCAACGGTTGAGCGCGGAAATCATGGCCCGTTTTCCGGAAGGCAAGGTGTTCAACACTATCTGCGATTCCACCCACAAGCGCCAGGAAGAGGTGCGCAATCTCGCCGGCAAGGTTCCGGCCATGGTGGTGGTCGGCGGCAGGGGCAGCGCCAATACCCAGCGTCTTGGCCAGATCGCCTCTGAAATGGGATGCCGGGTCTTCATGGCGGAAACCGAGGAAGACCTTGATTTTCAGGTCATCTCCCAGTTTGACCGCATCGGGGTGACCGCCGGCGCTTCCACCCCGACTTGGATGATAAATCGAATCGTACGGGTGCTGGAATCATGCCCCGCCCGTGACGAGGGTCTGCTGAAAATCTCCATTTACCGACTGTCCCGCGCCCTGCTTGCCTCCAACCTCTTTGTCGGGGTTGCCGGCGGCCTGCTTGCCCTGGTCTGCTGTCTGCTGCGGAACAACGCGCCGAAAATGAACGATTTTTTTATTGCCTTCGGTTATCTGCTGGCCATGCACAACATGAACCGTTTTGCCGATTTCAAGAGCAAGAGAATAAATGATCCGTTGCAGGAATCATTCTGGCGTAAATTTTCCCGGCCCCTGCTTGTTTTTTCCTGGGCAGCGCTGCTTTTTTCTCTTTATCTCGCCAGGCAGCAGGGAACAACGCAGTTTGCCATTCTTCTTGCCATGAGTTTTTTTGGTATTCTTTACAACGTCCCCTTTATCCCGAGGATTGTCGCCGCGATCATCCGAGTGCGCAAATTGAAGGAGATCCCCGGTTCGAAAACATTTTTCGTCGCCCTGGCCTGGGCCTTTGCAACCGTTCTCATTCCAAGTCTGAATAAAGATCCATTTTCCGCGCAGACTTTTTCCGTTTTCATGCTTATAGTGCTTTTTGTTTTTATCCGTACCCTGCTTTACGATGTATTTAATGTGCAGGGGGACCAGATTGCCGGCAAGGAAACCTTGCCGGTCTGCGTCGGAGAAAAGGGTTCGATCCGCTTGCTTTACGCCAGCATGGTGATTCTTGCTTTTCTGCTGATTGTTTTTTCTTTTTCCGGCTTAACCCACAAAAGCGCGTTCTGGCTTCTTGTGCCGGTGTTGTCCTTGCTGCTGCTTACCCGGCTTTATGAAACAAAAAAACTCGTACAGGGCATGCGGCTTGAATTCTGGCTTGAAAGCCACTTTTATCTGATGGCGCTCTGTGTCTGGGCGGGTGTCATGATCGGATAG
- a CDS encoding mannose-1-phosphate guanylyltransferase/mannose-6-phosphate isomerase: MALIQPVILAGGSGSRLWPLSRELYPKQLLNLTEDCSLLQSTIKRVAALPDSLPPVVVAGEQHRFLVLSQINELQLKQHIDILLEPVGRNTAPAICAAALYCRKRSEEDVVLLVLPADHLIRKTYAFHDAVQQAVDLALQGLLVTFGITPHAPETGYGYIEKGDGNQVKSFVEKPDQPTAEKYLAAGNYFWNSGMFAFTASSILAEMERLTPAISISMTEALEKGTTDNHFFRFDKEAMVGCPDDSIDYAIMEKSNQVAVIPADLDWSDIGSWQALWDVAAKDLDGNVLHGDVIALDVNNCLIHSEHGLVAAIGLQNTLVVDTADAVLVAPMDRSQDIKRIVTRLKKEKREEHLLHRTVYRPWGSYTILEEQTNFKIKRLTVNPGVQLSLQMHHHRSEHWVVVKGTARVTCGEKVYLVLENQSTYIPCGEKHRLENPGIIPLELIEVQNGSYLGEDDIVRFDDDFGRKGNAG; this comes from the coding sequence ATGGCCCTTATTCAACCAGTCATTCTTGCCGGCGGCAGCGGTTCGCGCCTCTGGCCCCTGTCCCGGGAACTGTATCCCAAGCAGCTGCTCAATCTGACCGAGGACTGCTCGCTGCTGCAAAGCACCATCAAGCGGGTGGCGGCCCTGCCGGACAGTCTGCCGCCGGTGGTGGTCGCCGGTGAGCAGCACCGGTTTCTCGTCTTAAGTCAGATAAACGAACTGCAGCTCAAACAGCACATCGACATCCTGCTTGAACCTGTCGGCCGAAACACCGCGCCGGCCATCTGCGCCGCCGCCCTCTACTGCCGGAAGCGGAGCGAGGAGGACGTGGTGCTGCTCGTTTTGCCGGCCGACCATCTGATCCGCAAAACCTATGCCTTTCATGATGCGGTGCAGCAGGCGGTGGACCTTGCCCTGCAAGGATTGCTGGTCACCTTCGGCATTACCCCCCATGCGCCTGAAACAGGCTACGGCTATATTGAAAAAGGCGACGGCAACCAGGTGAAATCCTTTGTGGAGAAACCTGATCAGCCGACGGCGGAGAAGTATCTTGCCGCCGGCAATTACTTCTGGAACAGCGGCATGTTTGCCTTTACCGCATCATCGATACTGGCCGAGATGGAAAGACTTACCCCGGCCATTTCCATCTCCATGACCGAGGCACTGGAAAAAGGAACGACGGACAACCATTTTTTCCGTTTTGACAAAGAGGCGATGGTGGGCTGCCCTGATGATTCCATTGATTACGCCATCATGGAAAAATCGAACCAGGTCGCGGTTATTCCGGCGGACCTTGACTGGAGCGATATCGGCTCATGGCAGGCGCTGTGGGATGTGGCGGCCAAGGACCTTGACGGCAATGTCCTGCATGGAGACGTCATTGCCCTGGATGTGAACAACTGCCTTATTCATTCCGAACACGGACTGGTGGCGGCCATCGGGCTGCAAAACACCCTGGTGGTCGATACCGCCGATGCGGTGCTTGTTGCCCCCATGGACCGTTCCCAGGACATCAAGAGAATCGTCACCCGCTTGAAAAAGGAAAAAAGAGAAGAACATCTGCTGCACCGGACGGTCTATCGGCCCTGGGGCAGCTATACCATTCTCGAGGAACAAACCAATTTCAAGATCAAGCGATTAACCGTCAATCCCGGCGTGCAGCTTTCCCTGCAGATGCATCACCACCGTTCCGAACACTGGGTGGTGGTAAAGGGAACCGCCCGGGTTACCTGCGGAGAAAAAGTATATCTGGTGCTGGAAAACCAGTCGACCTATATTCCCTGCGGCGAAAAACACCGACTGGAAAACCCCGGCATCATTCCTTTGGAGTTGATCGAGGTGCAGAACGGCAGTTATCTCGGCGAGGATGACATTGTCCGTTTTGATGATGATTTCGGCAGGAAGGGAAACGCGGGATAA
- a CDS encoding carbon monoxide dehydrogenase, with protein MKIAISGKGGVGKTTIMALLARQARKSGRQVLVIDADPSPHMAQTLGIDNIADITPIADMKKMLTDRSGKVEGSPFYNINPQVDDLPTKYMLEKDGVKLMVLGAIQTAEGGCACPENTVLKRLLTKLMLSPSETVLLDMEAGVEHLGRGTIAKADALLIVVVPSQSSVRTAEKIEKLARESGIPKIYFVGNLIENRDDEIFLSQALGAEPLAFFPNSEGIRKAERAGGAIIDADHSMNEVAMVLLQKLMASL; from the coding sequence ATGAAAATAGCGATCAGCGGCAAGGGCGGAGTCGGCAAGACAACGATTATGGCCCTGCTGGCTCGACAGGCGCGGAAAAGCGGCAGACAGGTGCTGGTCATCGACGCCGATCCCAGTCCCCACATGGCCCAGACCCTGGGAATCGACAATATCGCCGATATCACCCCCATCGCCGACATGAAAAAGATGCTGACCGACCGCTCCGGCAAGGTGGAAGGATCACCCTTTTACAATATCAATCCCCAGGTTGATGATCTGCCGACAAAATACATGCTGGAAAAAGACGGCGTCAAGCTCATGGTGCTGGGCGCCATCCAGACGGCGGAGGGCGGCTGCGCCTGCCCGGAAAACACGGTGCTCAAGCGCCTGCTCACCAAGCTGATGCTCTCTCCCTCCGAAACCGTCCTCCTCGACATGGAGGCCGGGGTGGAGCATCTCGGTCGCGGCACCATCGCCAAGGCGGACGCCCTGTTGATCGTCGTCGTCCCCTCCCAGTCAAGTGTACGCACGGCGGAAAAGATCGAAAAACTGGCCCGTGAATCAGGTATTCCGAAAATTTATTTTGTCGGCAATCTGATCGAAAACCGGGATGACGAGATTTTTCTCAGCCAGGCCCTCGGCGCCGAGCCCCTTGCCTTTTTCCCCAATTCCGAAGGAATCAGGAAGGCGGAACGCGCGGGCGGCGCCATCATCGATGCCGACCACTCCATGAATGAAGTCGCCATGGTCCTTCTGCAAAAACTGATGGCGTCATTATAA
- a CDS encoding MBL fold metallo-hydrolase, with product MAAFKIHPIVMGTKVFDKGMMTYQHDYGKPYTIPIYCWYLEGSDKKIVVDTGELRPIQSEDRAKNIGGPIHTFEEGLAKWGLKPEDIDIVIHTHLHADHCENDYKCVNARFYIHEKELAVIHDPHPLDYRYVGDYIYEIEETKQIEVVTADREIVPGISVMHTPAHSPGGLTVLIDTAHGRAAITGFCVIKENFHPPASVRAMELEVIPPGTSINTYAAYDMMLKVRDLADILLPLHEPEFASMDTIG from the coding sequence ATGGCCGCATTTAAAATCCATCCCATCGTCATGGGAACCAAGGTTTTTGACAAGGGCATGATGACCTATCAGCACGATTACGGCAAACCATACACCATCCCCATTTACTGTTGGTATCTGGAAGGAAGCGACAAAAAAATAGTGGTCGACACCGGCGAGTTGCGCCCCATCCAGTCCGAGGACCGGGCGAAAAACATCGGCGGCCCCATCCATACCTTTGAAGAGGGACTTGCCAAGTGGGGGCTCAAACCGGAAGACATCGACATCGTCATCCATACCCATCTCCATGCCGATCATTGTGAAAACGACTACAAGTGCGTCAACGCCAGATTTTATATCCATGAAAAAGAACTTGCCGTCATCCACGATCCGCATCCTCTTGATTACCGCTATGTGGGGGATTACATCTATGAAATCGAGGAAACAAAACAGATCGAGGTGGTGACCGCGGACAGGGAAATCGTCCCTGGAATTTCCGTTATGCACACCCCGGCCCATTCCCCCGGAGGACTAACCGTTCTGATTGATACTGCTCACGGCCGGGCGGCCATCACCGGCTTCTGCGTGATCAAGGAAAACTTTCACCCGCCTGCCTCGGTGCGGGCCATGGAGCTTGAGGTGATTCCGCCGGGGACCAGTATCAACACCTACGCCGCCTATGACATGATGCTTAAGGTCAGAGATTTGGCCGATATCCTGTTGCCGCTGCACGAGCCGGAATTCGCCTCAATGGACACCATCGGCTG